In the genome of Kwoniella shandongensis chromosome 6, complete sequence, one region contains:
- a CDS encoding ribonucleoside-diphosphate reductase, alpha subunit, whose protein sequence is MVMWIFKRDGRKEPVAFDKINKLSYGLDPNFVEPAEITMKVVQGIHAGITTVELDNLAAETAAYLTTKHPDYAILAARIAISNLHKETKKVFSQVVSDLYHWVNPKTGKHAPMISDEVYKIVMDNKDVLDSAVIYDRDFAYNYFGFKTLERSYLLRINGKIVERPQHMIMRVAVGIHGADIEKVIETYNLMSERYFTHASPTLFNAGTPHAQMSSCFLVAMKDDSIDGIYDTLKTCAQISKTAGGIGLHIHNIRAKGSYIAGTNGYSNGIVPMLRAFDATARYVDQGGNKRPGAFAIYLEPWHADIFDFLDLRKNHGKEEVRARDLFYALWISDLFMKRVEADGDWTLMCPAECPGLADVHSEEFEKLYESYEKAGKGKKTIKAQKLWFAILEAQTETGTPFMLYKDAANSKSNQQHLGTIKSSNLCTEIIEYSAPDEVAVCNLASLALPAFVDMEKRVYDFKKLHEITKVVTKNLDRVIDRNYYPVPEARNSNMRHRPVGLGVQGLADAFMALRMPFDSPSARELNIQIFETIYHAALEASTELAQELGKYETYEGSPISKGKLQFDLWGRTPTDLWDWTELRGKIAEHGVRNSLLVAPMPTASTSQILGWNECFEPYTSMLYARRVLSGDFQVVCPWLLRDLINLGLWDDNMKNLIIAAGGSIQNIPNIPAELKAIYKTVWEISQKAVIDLAADRGAFIDQSQSLNIHLSNPSFSQLTSMHFYGWKRGLKTGIYYLRTRPSAQAIQFTIDASTLKQAKSQAAASKQASTSAAASADSLVAPLKQVSIATVASSHVVPKTAPSPALAASESRSGSPGPSEEEEISYEEAKRRAEERAEAALQCSIDNKDACVMCSG, encoded by the exons atggtgatgtggaTCTTCAAGCGTGATGGCCGAAAGGAGCCTG TGGCTTTCGACAAG ATTAACAAACTCTCATATGGTCTTGACCCCAACTTCGTCGAGCCAGCAGAGATCACTATGAAGGTGGTGCAAGGCATTCACGCGGGTATAAC AACTGTTGAGCTCGAC AACCTCGCCGCTGAGACCGCTGCCTACCTCACCACCAAGCACCCGGATTACGCTATCCTTGCTGCTCGAATTGCCATCTCCAACCTTCACAAGGAGACCAAGAAGGTCTTCTCCCAGGTCGTTTCCGACTTGTACCACTGGGTGAACCCCAAGACCGGTAAACATGCCCCCATGATCTCCGATGAGGTCTACAAGATCGTCATGGACAACAAGGATGTCCTCGACTCCGCCGTTATCTACGACCGAGACTTTGCCTACAACTACTTCGGTTTCAAGACCCTCGAGAGATCTTATCTCCTCCGAATCAACGGCAAGATTGTTGAGCGACCTCAACACATGATCATGCGAGTGGCCGTTGGTATCCACGGCGCTGACATCGAGAAGGTCATCGAGACCTACAACCTCATGTCCGAGAGATACTTCACCCACGCTTCTCCTACT CTCTTCAACGCTGGTACTCCCCACGCTCAGATGTCATCTTGTTTCCTCGTTGCGATGAAGGACGACTCCATCGATGGTATCTACGACACCCTTAAGACTTGTGCTCAAATCTCAAAGACTGCCGGTGGTATTGGTCTTCACATCCACAACATCCGAGCTAAGGGCTCTTACATCGCCGGTACCAATGGTTATTCCAACGGTATCGTTCCCATGCTTCGAGCCTTCGACGCCACTGCCCGATACGTCGACCAAGGTGGTAACAAGCGTCCCGGTGCTTTCGCCATCTACCTTGAGCCTTGGCACGccgacatcttcgacttcctcgacttgAGAAAGAACCACGGTAAAGAAGAggttcgagctcgagaccTTTTCTACGCTCTCTGGATCTCCGACCTCTTCATGAAGCGTGTCGAGGCCGACGGTGACTGGACCCTCATGTGTCCTGCCGAGTGTCCCGGTCTCGCCGACGTCCACTCCGAGGAATTCGAGAAGCTCTACGAGAGTTACGAGAAGGCCGGAAAGGGTAAGAAGACCATCAAGGCTCAGAAGCTCTGGTTCGCCATCCTCGAGGCTCAGACCGAGACCGGTACTCCTTTCATGCTCTACAAGGACGCTGCCAACTCCAAGTCCAACCAGCAACACCTCGGTACCATCAAGTCCAGTAACTTGTGTACTGAAATCATCGAGTACTCTGCTCCCGATGAGGTCGCCGTCTGTAACCTTGCttcccttgcccttcccGCTTTCGTCGACATGGAGAAGCGAGTCTACGACTTCAAGAAGCTCCACGAGATTACCAAGGTTGTCACCAAGAACCTCGACCGAGTCATTGACCGAAACTACTACCCTGTTCCTGAAGCCCGAAACTCAAACATGCGACACCGACCCGTCGGTCTTGGTGTCCAGGGTCTTGCCGACGCTTTCATGGCTCTCCGAATGCCCTTTGACTCCCCCTCCGCCAGGGAGCTCAACATCCAGATCTTTGAGACCATCTACCACGCTGCCCTTGAGGCGTCCACCGAATTGGCTCAAGAACTTGGCAAGTACGAGACCTACGAAGgttctcccatctccaagGGCAAGCTTCAGTTCGACCTGTGGGGCCGAACTCCTACCGATCTTTGGGACTGGACTGAGCTCCGAGGCAAGATCGCTGAGCACGGTGTGAGAAACTCTCTCCTTGTTGCTCCCATGCCCACAGCCTCCACATCTCAGATCTTGGGTTGGAACGAATG CTTCGAGCCTTACACATCCATGTTGTACGCCCGACGAGTTCTCTCCGGTGACTTCCAAGTCGTCTGCCCTTGGCTTCTCCGAGATCTCATCAATCTCGGCCTCTGGGACGACAACATGAAGaacctcatcatcgccgcTGGTGGTTCCATCCAGAACATCCCCAACATCCCTGCCGAGCTGAAGGCTATCTACAAGACTGTCTGGGAGATCTCCCAAAAGGCTGTCATCGACCTTGCTGCTGATCGAGGAGCTTTCATCGACCAATCTCAATCCTTGAACATCCACCTTTCcaacccttccttctcccaacttACCTCCATGCACTTCTACGGGTGGAAGCGAGGACTCAAGACTGGTATCTACTACCTCCGAACACGACCTTCTGCCCAAGCCATCCAGTTCACCATCGACGCCAGCACCCTCAAACAGGCCAAGTCTCAGGCCGCTGCCAGTAAACAGGCGTCTACCTCTGCAGCTGCATCTGCCGACAGTCTCGTTGCGCCTTTGAAGCAAGTCAGCATTGCGACTGTTGCTTCTTCCCACGTTGTCCCCAAGACCGCTCCTTCGCCCGCCCTCGCTGCCAGTGAATCACGATCAGGCAGCCCTGGACCtagtgaggaggaggagatttcATACGAGGAGGCCAAGCGACGCGCAGAGGAGAGAGCTGAGGCTGCTCTTCAGTGCAGCATCGACAACAAGGACGCTTGTGTCATGTGCTCCGGATAA